In Apium graveolens cultivar Ventura chromosome 10, ASM990537v1, whole genome shotgun sequence, the following are encoded in one genomic region:
- the LOC141692129 gene encoding uncharacterized protein LOC141692129 has product MLPIEVGSPSHRAINFDEEANEEGLKTNMELIDEVRDQAVERMEKYKEKTREHFSKKSRVKNFQVGDLVLRDIEASDPTNTGKLMPKWEGPYKVKDVLRPGTYKLLNMDGSEIPNTWHGLGLRKIYQ; this is encoded by the coding sequence ATGCTTCCTATTGAGGTGGGATCTCCTTCTCACAGAGcaataaattttgatgaagaaGCCAACGAAGAAGGACTCAAAACAAACATGGAGCTAATTGATGAGGTCCGGGACCAAGCTGTAGAAAGGATGGAAAAATACAAGGAGAAGACCAGAGAGCACTTCAGTAAGAAGTCcagagtcaaaaacttccaagtgGGAGACTTAGTTCTTCGAGACATAGAAGCATCAGATCCTACAAACACTGGAAAgctaatgcccaaatgggaaggaccatacaaggtcaaagaCGTCTTGAGGCCAGGAACCTACAAACTCCTAAACATGGATGGCTCAGAAATCCCCAATACTTGGCATGGACTCGGACTAAGGAAAATCTACCAATAG